A single window of Strix uralensis isolate ZFMK-TIS-50842 chromosome 28, bStrUra1, whole genome shotgun sequence DNA harbors:
- the SLC20A1 gene encoding sodium-dependent phosphate transporter 1 — protein MDPTPAVPSAPMVGSLWMLVLGFVIAFILAFSVGANDVANSFGTAVGSGVVTLRQACILASVFETVGSVLLGAKVSETIRKGLIDVKMYNSTVAHQQLLMAGSISAMFGSAVWQLVASFLKLPISGTHCIVGATIGFSLVARGQEGVKWSELLKIVLSWFISPLLSGIMSAILFFLVQRFILRKADPVPNGLRALPIFYACTVGINLFSIMYTGAPLLGFDKLPLWGILLISAGSAVVCALVVWFFVCPRMKKKIEREIKSSPSESPLMEKNISPKEDHEEPKVPLGDAKSPVAGVGSAVPHRAAVEERTVSFNLGDLEEAPEQERLPSLDLKETSIDSGAVRLPNGNLVQFNQAVGHQMSSSGQYQYHTVHKDSGLYKELLHKLHLAKMGDCMGDSGDKPLRRNNSYTSYTMAICGMPLDSLRAKEGEEMEKLTWPVADTKKRVRMDSYTSYCNAVADAHPAADVDLNAAQAEMGGGERKGSSSSLEEWHDQDKPEVSLLFQFLQILTACFGSFAHGGNDVSNAIGPLVALYLVYQTGDVATKAATPIWLLLYGGVGICIGLWVWGRRVIQTMGKDLTPITPSSGFSIELASALTVVIASNVGLPISTTHCKVGSVVSVGWLRSRKAVDWRLFRNIFMAWFVTVPISGLISAAIMAVFKYAILKV, from the exons aTGGACCCGACCCCCGCAGTGCCATCCGCCCCCATGGTGGGCTCCCTCTGGATGCTGGTCCTGGGCTTCGTCATCGCCTTCATCTTGGCCTTCTCCGTCGGCGCCAACGACGTGGCCAACTCCTTCGGCACGGCGGTGGGCTCGGGGGTGGTGACCCTCCGGCAAGCCTGCATCTTGGCCAGCGTCTTCGAGACGGTGGGCTCCGTCCTCCTGGGAGCCAAAGTCAGCGAGACCATCCGCAAGGGGCTGATCGACGTGAAGATGTACAACTCCACAGTTGCACATCAGCAGCTGCTGATGGCGGGTTCGATCAGCGCCATGTTTG GATCTGCTGTGTGGCAGCTAGTGGCTTCGTTCTTGAAGCTCCCCATTTCTGGTACCCACTGCATCGTTGGAGCAACCATTGGCTTTTCGCTGGTGGCCAGAGGCCAAGAAGGTGTCAAGTGGTCCGAGCTGCTAAAGATTG TGTTGTCCTGGTTCATCTCACCCCTCCTTTCTGGCATCATGTCTGCTATCCTGTTCTTCCTCGTCCAGAGGTTCATCCTCCGTAAG GCAGATCCTGTTCCCAACGGCTTGCGAGCTTTGCCCATCTTCTATGCCTGTACTGTGGGGATCAACCTCTTCTCAATCATGTATACCGGTGCACCCT TGCTGGGCTTTGACAAACTTCCTCTGTGGGGTATCCTCCTAATTTCGGCGGGGAGTGCTGTTGTCTGTGCTCTCGTCGTCTGGTTCTTTGTATGTccaagaatgaagaagaaaattgaaC GAGAGATCAAATCCAGCCCTTCGGAAAGCCCCTTGATGGAGAAGAACATCAGCCCGAAGGAGGACCACGAGGAGCCCAAGGTGCCCCTGGGCGATGCCAAGAGCCCCGTTGCTGGCGTGGGCTCGGCTGTGCCCCACCGGGCAGCGGTGGAGGAGAGGACGGTCTCCTTCAACCTGGGGGACCTGGAGGAGGCCCCGGAGCAGGAGCGGCTCCCCAGCCTTGACCTGAAGGAAACCAGCATTGACAGTG GAGCCGTGCGACTGCCCAATGGCAACCTCGTCCAGTTCAACCAGGCTGTGGGCCACCAGATGAGCTCCAGTGGCCAGTACCAGTACCACACCGTGCACAAGGACTCCGGCCTCTACAAGGAGCTGCTGCATAAACTGCACCTGGCCAAGATGGGGGACTGCATGGGGGACTCAGGGGACAAGCCCCTGCGGCGCAACAACAGCTACACCTCCTACACCATGGCCATCTGCGGCATGCCCCTGGACTCGCTCCGTGCCAAGGAGGGCGAGGAGATGGAGAAGCTGACCTGGCCTGTGGCGGACACCAAGAAGAGGGTCCGCATGGACAGTTACACCAGCTACTGCAACGCGGTGGCGGACGCCCACCCGGCGGCTGACGTGGATCTGAACGCGGCGCAGGCGGAGATGGGCGGCGGCGAGcggaagggcagcagcagctccctggaaGAATGGCACGACCAGGACAAACCCGAGGTGTCCCTCCTCTTCCAGTTCCTGCAGATCCTCACAGCCTGCTTTGGCTCCTTTGCTCACGGTGGCAATGATGTCAG CAATGCCATAGGGCCCCTGGTTGCGCTCTACCTGGTCTATCAGACCGGTGATGTGGCTACCAAGGCGGCAACTCCCATCTGGCTGCTGCTCTACGGAGGTGTGGGGATTTGCATCGGCTTGTGGGTCTGGGGAAGGAGAGTCATCCAGACGATGGGCAAGGACCTGACTCCCATCACACCATCGAG CGGCTTCAGCATCGAGCTGGCGTCTGCCCTGACGGTGGTGATCGCCTCCAACGTTGGCCTCCCCATCAGCACAACCCACTGCAAG GTGGGCTCGGTGGTCTCGGTGGGCTGGCTGCGCTCCAGGAAAGCAGTGGACTGGCGCCTCTTCCGCAACATCTTCATGGCCTGGTTCGTTACCGTCCCCATCTCGGGTCTCATCAGCGCTGCCATCATGGCTGTCTTCAAATACGCCATCCTGAAGGTGTGA